A window of Pirellula sp. SH-Sr6A contains these coding sequences:
- a CDS encoding type II secretion system protein has product MERFKMVWSNPISLRCKPRFQRRSWGVSLVEFLVVIAILATLMGLLFPAVQAARERARELMCKNNIDQLNKGLVHYIEVHKQLPKPPQPNAISGWMVEVLPFVEQKNLYERLPLEGPIAELPEIAYRPPKIFRCPRRESLDRQQDGEIFFGHYVLSTTNRREHFSLFDAPIDFQTRWALSPELSTQQIRSRTGPHSGGYFSSQGFQQGVGRAD; this is encoded by the coding sequence ATGGAACGATTCAAAATGGTGTGGAGCAATCCGATAAGCCTGCGCTGCAAGCCTCGATTCCAACGGCGATCCTGGGGTGTTTCGCTGGTCGAGTTCTTGGTCGTAATCGCCATCCTCGCAACGCTTATGGGGCTATTGTTCCCTGCCGTCCAAGCCGCGCGCGAGCGAGCGCGCGAGTTGATGTGCAAGAACAACATCGACCAGCTGAACAAGGGACTCGTACATTACATCGAAGTCCACAAACAGCTCCCCAAGCCACCCCAGCCCAATGCGATCAGCGGCTGGATGGTCGAGGTCTTACCCTTTGTCGAACAAAAGAATCTTTACGAAAGACTCCCACTCGAGGGACCGATCGCTGAGCTGCCCGAAATCGCCTATCGGCCCCCGAAGATCTTTCGATGCCCCCGTCGCGAATCGCTGGATCGACAACAAGACGGTGAAATCTTCTTTGGTCATTACGTCCTTTCGACGACGAATCGTCGCGAGCATTTCTCTTTGTTCGATGCGCCGATCGATTTCCAAACGCGTTGGGCCTTGAGCCCCGAGTTGTCAACGCAACAAATCCGCAGTCGAACCGGCCCCCACTCCGGTGGCTACTTCTCCTCACAGGGCTTTCAACAGGGCGTCGGACGCGCCGACTAA
- a CDS encoding NAD(P)/FAD-dependent oxidoreductase encodes MSNVENCIIIGSGPAGWSAAIYAARANLKPLLFEGAMTEDNRINGRYPMGQLAQTTEVENYAGFPSGKLKEFLESAISEDRKYMLPPVEEHPHAVTGPELMELMRQQATNFGTRVITDDVTSVDFSGQPLKLHTSENGCFETHTVILATGASANYLGLPSETKYKNRGVSACAVCDGALPRFRNKPLVVVGGGDSAVEEASYLTKYASKVYMILRRGEMRASKIMQDRALSNPKIDLVKFSVVEEVLGNESDDRVGVTGIRLKNVEDGSTRDIEASGLFLAIGHTPNTKFLGGQVETHASGYIRWTQPYRTLTSVPGVFAAGDVADDYYRQAITSAGTGCMAALDAERYLGAAGIH; translated from the coding sequence ATGAGCAACGTTGAAAATTGCATTATCATCGGGAGCGGACCCGCGGGATGGTCTGCTGCGATTTACGCCGCCCGTGCCAATCTGAAGCCTCTGCTCTTCGAAGGGGCAATGACCGAAGATAATCGGATCAACGGCCGTTATCCGATGGGGCAGTTGGCCCAAACGACCGAAGTGGAAAACTATGCGGGGTTTCCTTCTGGCAAACTCAAGGAGTTTCTAGAATCGGCTATATCCGAGGACCGCAAGTACATGCTCCCACCGGTCGAAGAGCATCCTCACGCAGTCACAGGTCCTGAGTTGATGGAGCTGATGCGTCAGCAAGCAACGAACTTCGGAACAAGAGTGATCACCGATGACGTGACTTCCGTTGACTTTAGTGGCCAGCCGCTGAAGCTTCACACGTCGGAGAACGGTTGTTTCGAAACGCACACCGTAATCCTTGCGACGGGTGCTAGTGCGAATTACTTGGGACTGCCGAGTGAAACCAAATACAAGAACCGTGGCGTCAGCGCTTGCGCGGTCTGCGATGGTGCTTTACCCCGCTTCCGCAACAAGCCCCTCGTCGTAGTGGGTGGCGGGGATTCGGCCGTGGAGGAGGCCAGCTATTTGACCAAGTATGCGTCGAAGGTTTACATGATTCTTCGCCGAGGCGAGATGCGTGCTTCGAAGATCATGCAGGATCGTGCGTTGTCCAATCCAAAGATCGATCTCGTAAAATTCTCGGTGGTCGAGGAAGTGCTCGGTAACGAGTCGGACGATCGCGTGGGTGTAACAGGCATTCGATTGAAGAATGTAGAAGACGGATCGACTCGCGACATCGAGGCCTCGGGACTCTTTCTGGCAATCGGGCATACGCCCAACACGAAATTCCTAGGTGGCCAGGTCGAAACTCACGCCAGTGGATACATCCGCTGGACTCAGCCGTACCGAACATTGACGAGCGTGCCAGGAGTCTTCGCAGCGGGAGATGTCGCTGACGACTATTACCGACAAGCCATCACATCGGCTGGAACGGGTTGCATGGCGGCTTTGGACGCGGAACGATATTTGGGAGCGGCGGGAATCCACTAG
- a CDS encoding ThuA domain-containing protein: MRLSLFCLVTWAALVLFGTSSQPASAQSNESSRKLVLIAGKPSHPPRMHEFNAGVQLLKKCLSEVPGLRTEFTLNGWPQDESMLDDADAIVFYMDGGGGHEIVKENGRRLKKIEAMADKGLGLGFMHYGVEIVPDQAGREFKKFIGGHYEHMFSCNPMWEPQFAKFPEHPITRGVKPFTIRDEWYMNMRFLSDIAGNEPAVIEGTKFTPILVAAPSDDVRDGPYVYPKGPYEHIVANSGRSEAMMWAVERTDGGRGFGFTGGHNHDNWGDENFRKVVLNALLWIAKVDVPVDGVKSSVTATELDANLDPKNRK, encoded by the coding sequence ATGCGTCTTTCGTTGTTTTGCCTTGTGACCTGGGCTGCTCTCGTTCTCTTCGGAACCAGCTCGCAGCCTGCTTCGGCCCAGTCGAATGAATCTTCGCGAAAGCTGGTGCTCATCGCTGGCAAGCCGTCGCACCCACCTCGCATGCATGAGTTCAATGCGGGTGTTCAGCTTTTGAAAAAATGCCTGTCAGAAGTACCCGGGCTCCGAACGGAGTTCACGCTCAATGGCTGGCCACAGGACGAGTCGATGCTGGATGACGCCGATGCCATTGTCTTTTATATGGATGGTGGAGGCGGACATGAAATTGTGAAGGAAAACGGACGCCGATTGAAGAAGATCGAGGCCATGGCCGACAAGGGGCTTGGTCTGGGCTTCATGCACTACGGCGTCGAAATTGTTCCCGACCAAGCCGGTCGCGAGTTCAAGAAGTTTATCGGCGGCCATTACGAACACATGTTCTCGTGTAACCCCATGTGGGAACCGCAGTTTGCCAAGTTCCCCGAGCATCCGATCACCCGCGGCGTGAAACCCTTTACCATCCGCGACGAATGGTACATGAACATGCGATTCCTCTCGGATATCGCCGGCAATGAACCTGCTGTTATCGAAGGAACCAAATTTACACCTATTCTCGTCGCCGCTCCGTCCGATGACGTCCGCGATGGTCCTTACGTTTATCCCAAAGGCCCCTACGAACACATCGTCGCTAACTCCGGTCGATCCGAGGCCATGATGTGGGCGGTCGAGCGAACCGACGGGGGGCGAGGCTTCGGTTTCACTGGTGGTCACAACCACGACAATTGGGGGGACGAGAACTTTCGCAAAGTCGTACTGAACGCCTTGCTTTGGATCGCCAAGGTGGATGTACCGGTCGATGGTGTCAAGTCATCGGTCACCGCAACAGAACTCGATGCCAACCTCGATCCTAAGAATCGCAAGTAG
- a CDS encoding PQQ-binding-like beta-propeller repeat protein — MRRRLPFESAPQLSIPLRTFALTGLLAFAQAPSSLAENWGHWRGPNGNGVALTGQPPTEFSDTTNVKWKVAIPGKSSGSPVVWGQKVFAVTAAPTSSGNRLAFQVYCFDRQTGKTLWQQTALEAAPHESTHETNTYASASPCTDGEHVYAHFGSQGLFCYTMDGKLVWKRDFGDMTIRNGFGEGSSPTIVDDKIIVPWDHEQESKLFALNKKTGDVIWTANRPEPTCWSTPHIAISPDGSKQVVMNGQNAARGYDLNTGKELWHCGGQTERPCASAVSANGTAIVASGYRGAFIGAFDLSGRGNLAATDKLRWSHKENTPDVASPVLSGNRVYYYKARTGLLTCVDIQTGKVLFSAARVPGIKATYASPIAAGGHLYLTDREGTIVVVRDSDSLAVVATNSIGEGVDATPAVADNELFIRGEKHLFCIAAP, encoded by the coding sequence ATGCGTCGCCGTTTACCGTTCGAGTCTGCTCCCCAGCTTTCGATTCCACTGCGAACCTTCGCGCTCACGGGCTTGCTCGCCTTCGCGCAGGCACCCTCCTCTCTGGCAGAGAACTGGGGCCATTGGAGAGGTCCCAATGGGAATGGCGTGGCATTAACCGGCCAGCCACCCACCGAGTTCAGCGACACCACGAATGTGAAATGGAAAGTAGCGATTCCCGGCAAGAGCTCGGGCTCACCCGTTGTCTGGGGACAAAAGGTATTCGCCGTAACGGCTGCCCCAACGTCCTCCGGCAACCGACTCGCGTTTCAGGTCTATTGCTTCGATCGTCAGACAGGGAAAACGCTCTGGCAGCAAACGGCCCTGGAAGCCGCTCCCCATGAGAGTACCCACGAGACCAACACCTACGCCTCTGCTTCCCCCTGCACCGACGGTGAACACGTTTACGCACACTTCGGTTCCCAAGGACTTTTCTGCTACACGATGGATGGGAAACTAGTCTGGAAACGGGACTTCGGCGATATGACCATTCGCAATGGTTTCGGCGAAGGGAGCTCCCCGACCATCGTGGACGACAAGATCATCGTCCCATGGGATCACGAACAAGAGTCTAAACTCTTTGCCCTCAACAAAAAAACTGGCGACGTGATCTGGACCGCGAATCGACCTGAACCAACCTGCTGGTCGACTCCCCATATCGCGATATCACCCGACGGCTCTAAGCAAGTTGTGATGAACGGCCAAAATGCAGCCCGCGGTTACGACTTGAACACAGGAAAGGAACTGTGGCATTGCGGCGGTCAAACCGAAAGACCTTGCGCATCCGCAGTTTCCGCCAACGGCACGGCGATCGTCGCGAGTGGATATCGCGGGGCATTCATCGGGGCTTTCGATTTGAGCGGTCGAGGTAATTTGGCTGCCACGGATAAGCTTCGGTGGTCGCATAAAGAGAATACGCCTGATGTCGCTTCTCCGGTTCTCAGCGGCAACCGTGTCTACTACTACAAAGCGAGGACCGGGCTGCTAACCTGCGTCGATATCCAAACTGGCAAGGTTCTTTTTAGTGCCGCTCGCGTTCCGGGAATCAAAGCGACCTACGCATCTCCTATCGCCGCGGGTGGGCATCTCTACTTGACCGACCGGGAAGGTACGATCGTGGTCGTTCGCGATAGCGATTCCCTGGCCGTCGTCGCGACCAATTCCATTGGGGAAGGTGTCGACGCAACGCCGGCAGTGGCGGACAACGAACTCTTCATTCGTGGCGAGAAACATCTCTTCTGCATCGCAGCGCCATGA
- a CDS encoding sulfatase, whose translation MSRMTRWFRTGWVQPLVFLLTLVAAQTPFGSLLGEEQPTGAPKGEQSPRRPNIVFVMADDLGYTDLGCFGSKYYETPHIDRLASQGMRMTNYHQCQNCTPTRAALMSGQYGARTGVYTVGGIDRFSWQQRPLRPVDNVTQLPLDRDIIAKQLGKAGYKTAIFGKWHIGESGEYHPGKRGFDEAITSAGKHFDFNTNPKTDYPPGTYLADFLTDRAEDFIRRHRDEAFFLYLPHFGVHSPYQAKEDWIAKFRSKPAVGGHRDPVYAAMIASVDESVGRITRLLDELQLSDNTLVVFTSDNGGVGGYVREGIKKGGDVTDNTPLRSGKGSLYEGGTRDPFIVRWPGVVSVGSTCDVPTIHVDVYPTLLEIASAPKPSHVLDGVSMASLWKDPASEWKRDAIYQHFPGYLGAGENTWRTTPVSLIHQGDWKLMEFLEDGRLELYNLREDIGESKNLVQREPAKAKELHEKLIRWRIEVKAPMPTPHQADSSAGDSKPPKTPKKRKRDRELQ comes from the coding sequence ATGAGCCGAATGACGCGATGGTTTCGAACGGGTTGGGTGCAACCTCTAGTTTTTCTACTCACATTGGTTGCTGCTCAGACTCCATTCGGGAGCCTTCTTGGTGAGGAGCAGCCAACCGGTGCACCCAAGGGTGAGCAATCGCCACGTCGGCCGAATATTGTCTTTGTTATGGCTGACGATCTCGGGTACACGGACTTGGGATGCTTTGGAAGCAAGTACTACGAGACACCTCATATAGATAGATTGGCTTCGCAAGGGATGCGGATGACCAATTACCACCAGTGTCAGAATTGCACTCCTACCCGCGCTGCCTTGATGAGCGGTCAGTACGGTGCACGGACGGGGGTATATACGGTGGGTGGAATCGATCGCTTTTCATGGCAACAGCGCCCCCTTCGGCCTGTCGACAATGTGACGCAATTACCCCTTGATCGGGATATCATTGCGAAGCAGCTCGGGAAAGCCGGGTACAAGACGGCCATCTTTGGCAAGTGGCATATCGGTGAATCCGGAGAGTATCATCCTGGCAAACGAGGTTTTGACGAAGCGATCACCAGTGCGGGGAAGCACTTTGATTTCAACACCAATCCCAAAACGGATTATCCACCCGGTACCTATTTGGCAGATTTCTTAACGGATCGCGCCGAAGACTTTATCCGCCGCCATCGCGATGAAGCCTTCTTTTTGTATTTGCCTCACTTTGGAGTTCATTCGCCCTATCAAGCAAAAGAAGATTGGATTGCGAAGTTCCGATCGAAGCCCGCCGTTGGAGGACATCGCGATCCTGTTTATGCTGCGATGATTGCCTCGGTCGATGAGAGCGTAGGCCGCATCACGCGGTTGCTCGACGAACTCCAGCTGTCCGACAATACGTTGGTGGTTTTCACGAGCGACAATGGTGGTGTCGGCGGGTATGTTCGAGAGGGCATTAAGAAGGGGGGAGATGTAACCGACAACACTCCCCTTCGCAGCGGAAAAGGGAGTCTCTACGAAGGAGGGACTCGCGACCCATTCATCGTTCGCTGGCCCGGCGTGGTATCCGTGGGGTCCACATGCGACGTGCCGACCATTCATGTCGATGTCTATCCGACACTTCTCGAGATCGCATCGGCTCCAAAGCCGTCCCATGTTCTCGATGGCGTGAGCATGGCTTCCCTGTGGAAGGATCCTGCGAGCGAATGGAAACGGGACGCGATCTACCAGCACTTCCCTGGTTATTTGGGGGCGGGTGAAAACACTTGGCGTACCACGCCGGTCAGTTTGATTCACCAGGGGGATTGGAAGCTCATGGAGTTTCTCGAAGATGGCAGATTAGAGCTTTACAACCTGCGCGAGGATATTGGCGAATCCAAAAACCTAGTCCAACGAGAGCCCGCGAAAGCCAAGGAGCTTCATGAGAAATTGATCCGTTGGCGCATCGAGGTGAAGGCACCGATGCCAACACCCCATCAAGCAGATTCCAGTGCGGGGGACTCCAAGCCCCCCAAAACGCCAAAGAAGAGGAAGCGAGATCGCGAATTGCAATAG
- a CDS encoding Gfo/Idh/MocA family protein produces MANQQPSRSNRRRFLTRSAQAGAITAAWMQGVHSAVGSPGIDGGKVRLASVGVGGMGAADLGALSSHAKVEVVALCDIDAQRLAAAKEKHPMAKVFSDYRKMLDAMHDQIDAVSVSTPDHTHAPAAMTAMNHGKHVYCQKPLTHDVYEARQLRLAAAKAKVVTQMGTQIHSHTAYRTAVNLIQSGAIGKVKEVHSWSSKTWGYEGPAPMQTAVPAHVDWDLWLGTAPARPFAEGHYHPANWRRWYDFGCGTMGDMAIHILDPVFTALKLGTPHLVESSSPVPPKDSYGLKNQTTFRFGSSPFTTDSFVLTWSDGGLMPNTADWPKQTDKEGKPLGLPDQGSMFVGEKGYVLLPHVAQPILLPETDFKSTKIEIAPNGNHYHLFIDACLGGTPTTANFDYAGPLTEAVLLGVLANRFPGSPLRWNPDQMKIENHSEAQALIKRNYREGFTVDGLA; encoded by the coding sequence ATGGCCAATCAGCAACCATCTCGATCGAATCGACGTCGCTTCCTCACTCGTTCCGCTCAAGCCGGCGCGATCACTGCTGCTTGGATGCAAGGGGTCCATTCGGCCGTCGGAAGCCCAGGTATCGACGGTGGCAAAGTTCGATTGGCCAGCGTCGGAGTGGGAGGAATGGGAGCCGCGGACTTGGGGGCGCTGAGCTCGCATGCGAAAGTCGAAGTCGTTGCGCTGTGCGATATCGATGCCCAGCGACTGGCAGCCGCGAAAGAAAAGCATCCGATGGCCAAGGTCTTTAGTGACTACCGCAAAATGCTCGACGCCATGCACGATCAAATCGATGCCGTCAGTGTCTCCACACCTGACCACACCCATGCTCCCGCCGCCATGACTGCGATGAATCATGGAAAACATGTGTATTGCCAGAAACCGCTGACCCATGATGTCTACGAAGCGAGACAACTCAGGCTCGCCGCCGCAAAGGCCAAAGTCGTCACCCAAATGGGAACCCAAATCCACTCCCACACCGCGTACCGAACCGCCGTGAATCTCATTCAAAGCGGCGCGATCGGCAAGGTGAAGGAAGTCCATTCCTGGAGTAGCAAGACCTGGGGCTACGAAGGTCCAGCTCCCATGCAAACTGCAGTTCCAGCCCATGTCGATTGGGACTTGTGGCTCGGAACAGCACCAGCACGTCCCTTTGCCGAGGGTCACTACCATCCTGCGAACTGGCGACGATGGTATGACTTCGGCTGTGGAACCATGGGAGATATGGCGATCCATATTCTCGATCCAGTCTTCACGGCACTGAAACTTGGAACTCCCCACTTGGTGGAATCCTCTAGCCCCGTCCCACCGAAAGATTCCTACGGGCTGAAGAATCAAACCACATTCCGCTTCGGTTCATCCCCCTTCACCACCGACTCCTTTGTTCTCACGTGGAGCGATGGTGGCTTGATGCCGAACACTGCTGATTGGCCAAAGCAGACGGACAAAGAAGGCAAGCCCCTCGGGCTGCCCGATCAAGGCTCGATGTTCGTCGGGGAGAAAGGCTATGTACTCCTTCCTCACGTCGCTCAGCCGATCCTTCTGCCGGAAACGGATTTCAAATCGACCAAGATCGAGATCGCCCCCAATGGCAATCACTATCATCTCTTCATTGATGCCTGCCTGGGAGGAACACCGACAACTGCCAACTTCGATTACGCAGGACCTCTCACGGAAGCGGTGCTACTGGGTGTATTGGCAAACCGATTCCCTGGCTCGCCCCTTCGCTGGAATCCCGATCAAATGAAGATTGAAAATCATTCCGAAGCCCAGGCTCTGATCAAACGGAACTACCGCGAAGGCTTTACCGTCGACGGACTCGCCTGA
- a CDS encoding DUF1579 domain-containing protein, with protein sequence MKSLIASLLLLVSLGLAGQIIAQEPPEMPKPTAEHKWLHKFLGTWDSQATAKMGPEQQEMKCTAAIVSKPLGEFWIINEMKGESFGSPMNAIQTIGYDPNLKKYVGTWVDSENSFMWKYEGTVDASGKILTLEAEGPNFIGDLKTMTKFHDIYEFRSENEIIVTSKILGGDGKWVTFMTGTSKKKK encoded by the coding sequence ATGAAGTCGTTGATCGCATCCCTGCTTTTGTTGGTTTCCCTTGGTCTGGCCGGCCAAATCATTGCCCAAGAACCACCTGAGATGCCTAAGCCAACAGCTGAGCACAAGTGGCTCCACAAGTTCCTTGGGACGTGGGATTCTCAAGCGACAGCGAAGATGGGACCGGAGCAGCAGGAGATGAAGTGCACAGCAGCAATCGTTTCCAAACCGCTTGGGGAATTCTGGATCATCAATGAGATGAAGGGCGAGTCATTCGGCTCCCCCATGAACGCCATTCAAACCATCGGTTACGATCCGAATCTAAAGAAGTATGTGGGAACTTGGGTTGATTCCGAGAACAGTTTCATGTGGAAATACGAAGGGACTGTCGATGCTAGCGGAAAGATACTGACGTTGGAGGCGGAAGGCCCCAATTTCATTGGCGATCTAAAGACCATGACCAAGTTCCATGATATCTACGAGTTTCGCTCGGAAAATGAGATAATCGTTACCTCTAAAATACTGGGGGGCGATGGCAAGTGGGTCACATTTATGACAGGGACATCCAAGAAGAAAAAGTAG
- the fusA gene encoding elongation factor G, translated as MARELKTLRNIGIIAHIDAGKTTVTEQMLYMSGAKHRAGAVDSGTTETDDDPEEQQRGITIFAACVTFRWKDCTVNLLDTPGHVDFTAEVERCLRVLDGAVVVFSAREGVEAQSETVWRQANKYGVPRVVFINKLDREGADFYRVLEEIGPRLHADPVAIQIPVGQGPAHTSDPFRGIIDLIDLKFLTFNHDDNGKTVEVHEVPEELRADAMDWRNEMLEKLYAHSSEMMELAMEEKPIPSDLIRATLRDACIQMKLQPVVCGSALHGAGVQPLLDSVATYLPCPLDRPPVEGVDPKKRDKVLLRNPDAKEPFCGLVFKILPAKTGDMFWIRVYSGRLESNSRVYNPNRDKKENVAQLWQIHATKKERQGQIDALECGDIACAIGPRDSITGDTLCDTREMIELPSIQFAQSVISMAIEPENTTERKKLAEVLEMLKRQDPTFHAVENAESGQTLISGMGELHLEVIKNRLVRDFKLAVKFYKPRVSYRETIADTAEVMGECHRQVGSQQLFARLRVRFEPLEDRSGKVIVLDRTPVEQMLPDNLRQAALEELRNRAEGGGLIGSFPITGIRISILGAETAEVGSDEVAFRIAANDAFDEGLKLGEPTLLEPVMKMDITTPPDYLGEIVGDLQQRRGLIERTEARGAVTSVIALAPLKELFGYSSAIRSLSQGRAGCSMEPHGYQVAPKEDADAFAM; from the coding sequence ATGGCACGAGAACTTAAGACCTTACGGAACATCGGTATCATCGCCCACATCGACGCCGGAAAGACTACGGTCACCGAGCAGATGCTCTACATGAGCGGAGCCAAGCACCGCGCTGGGGCAGTCGATTCAGGAACCACGGAGACCGACGACGATCCTGAGGAACAGCAACGGGGCATCACGATCTTCGCAGCCTGCGTGACGTTCCGTTGGAAGGATTGCACGGTCAATTTGCTTGATACTCCTGGTCACGTCGACTTCACCGCTGAGGTCGAACGCTGTCTTCGTGTTCTCGACGGCGCTGTCGTCGTCTTTTCGGCCCGCGAGGGGGTGGAAGCTCAAAGCGAGACGGTTTGGAGGCAGGCAAATAAGTACGGTGTTCCTCGCGTCGTTTTCATCAACAAATTGGATCGTGAAGGGGCGGACTTTTACCGCGTTCTCGAGGAGATTGGTCCCCGTTTGCATGCGGACCCCGTCGCAATCCAAATCCCGGTCGGGCAAGGACCGGCGCACACGAGCGATCCGTTTCGCGGCATCATCGATTTGATCGATCTCAAGTTCTTAACGTTTAACCATGACGACAATGGGAAGACGGTCGAGGTGCATGAGGTTCCGGAGGAGCTTCGAGCCGACGCGATGGATTGGCGCAATGAGATGCTCGAAAAGCTCTATGCCCATAGCAGCGAAATGATGGAATTGGCGATGGAAGAAAAGCCGATCCCGAGCGACCTGATTCGGGCAACGCTTCGTGACGCCTGTATTCAAATGAAGTTGCAGCCAGTGGTGTGTGGCTCTGCCCTGCACGGTGCCGGGGTTCAACCTCTCTTGGACAGCGTGGCGACGTATTTACCTTGCCCCTTGGATCGACCGCCCGTGGAAGGGGTCGATCCCAAGAAGCGTGATAAGGTTTTGCTGCGAAATCCGGATGCGAAAGAACCTTTCTGCGGCTTGGTTTTCAAGATTTTGCCGGCCAAAACCGGCGACATGTTTTGGATCCGCGTTTATTCGGGACGTTTGGAATCCAATTCCCGCGTATACAATCCCAATCGCGATAAGAAAGAGAACGTCGCCCAGTTATGGCAAATCCATGCCACAAAGAAAGAGCGACAGGGACAAATCGATGCACTGGAGTGCGGGGACATCGCATGCGCGATCGGCCCTCGCGATTCGATCACGGGGGATACGCTGTGCGATACCCGCGAGATGATCGAGCTCCCATCGATCCAGTTTGCGCAGTCGGTTATTTCGATGGCGATCGAGCCCGAGAACACCACCGAACGGAAGAAGCTGGCGGAAGTTTTGGAGATGCTCAAGCGTCAGGATCCAACTTTCCATGCGGTCGAGAACGCCGAATCGGGGCAGACTCTCATCAGCGGAATGGGAGAATTGCACTTGGAAGTGATCAAGAATCGGTTGGTGCGCGACTTCAAGTTAGCGGTGAAATTCTACAAACCGCGTGTCAGTTATCGAGAAACCATCGCCGATACGGCCGAGGTCATGGGCGAATGCCATCGCCAAGTCGGATCGCAGCAGTTGTTCGCGCGGCTTCGCGTCCGATTTGAGCCGCTCGAGGATCGTTCTGGCAAAGTGATCGTGCTGGATCGAACGCCTGTCGAGCAGATGCTTCCCGACAATCTTCGCCAAGCCGCGTTGGAGGAGCTTCGCAATCGCGCGGAAGGGGGTGGACTGATCGGATCGTTCCCCATTACGGGAATACGAATCAGCATTTTGGGAGCCGAGACAGCGGAAGTCGGGTCCGATGAAGTCGCGTTTCGCATCGCCGCCAATGATGCATTCGACGAAGGGCTCAAACTGGGTGAGCCGACATTGCTCGAACCTGTCATGAAGATGGACATCACCACTCCCCCCGATTACTTGGGGGAGATTGTCGGCGATTTGCAACAACGACGCGGATTGATCGAGCGAACCGAAGCCCGCGGAGCGGTAACCAGCGTGATCGCGTTAGCACCGCTCAAGGAGCTATTTGGTTATTCGAGTGCGATCCGTTCGCTAAGTCAGGGAAGAGCGGGCTGTTCGATGGAACCCCACGGCTATCAAGTCGCACCGAAAGAGGACGCGGACGCCTTCGCCATGTAA
- a CDS encoding FHA domain-containing protein — protein MANFGFLVPTGGGEDIPLKKERILIGRRDNCDIVLRFPNVSGQHCRLSLEQGYWFVKDLDSRNGTKVNGYRVSRKRLDPGVILTIAKHQYEIRYNPEDLGAMGPPPGDDDVIDFSHRSSLLEQAGLERRKKPDSDHPDE, from the coding sequence ATGGCGAACTTCGGTTTTCTTGTCCCCACCGGCGGTGGCGAAGACATTCCGCTCAAGAAAGAACGGATCTTGATCGGTCGACGGGACAACTGCGATATCGTCCTCCGATTTCCCAATGTCTCAGGCCAACACTGCCGACTATCGCTGGAACAAGGATATTGGTTCGTCAAGGATCTGGATAGCCGTAACGGCACCAAGGTGAACGGCTACCGCGTCAGCCGAAAGCGATTGGATCCGGGCGTCATCCTCACCATCGCCAAACACCAATACGAAATCCGATACAACCCCGAAGATCTAGGCGCAATGGGGCCTCCTCCAGGGGACGACGACGTCATCGATTTCTCCCATCGTTCCTCCCTGCTGGAACAAGCGGGCTTGGAACGCCGAAAGAAACCAGACTCCGACCACCCCGACGAGTAG